One window from the genome of Cucumis melo cultivar AY chromosome 10, USDA_Cmelo_AY_1.0, whole genome shotgun sequence encodes:
- the LOC127151191 gene encoding uncharacterized protein LOC127151191, with amino-acid sequence MEDFDLAIRDADLVEPSVQVNWFTWTSKVHGSRMLRRLDRILVNDEWLSAWPTLLVNVLPWGIFYHSPILFYPSFQQNSRVVSFRFFNHWLEDPSFIEVVARMWGRHEGVSPLVSLMRNLQRLKPTLRRHFGRHI; translated from the coding sequence ATGGAGGATTTTGATTTGGCTATACGCGATGCTGATTTAGTAGAGCCTTCGGTGCAGGTTAACTGGTTCACTTGGACTAGTAAGGTTCATGGGTCTAGGATGTTACGCCGCTTGGATCGTATTTTAGTGAATGATGAATGGCTATCTGCATGGCCTACTTTGTTGGTAAATGTGCTACCATGGGGTATTTTTTATCATTCTCCTATTTTATTCTATCCTAGCTTTCAGCAAAATAGTAGAGTGGTGTCATTTCGGTTCTTCAATCATTGGCTGGAGGATCCTTCATTTATTGAGGTGGTTGCTAGGATGTGGGGTCGCCATGAGGGTGTCTCACCGCTAGTGAGCCTCATGAGAAATCTTCAACGTCTTAAACCTACTCTCCGTAGGCATTTTGGTAGGCACATCTAG